The Nocardia vinacea genome contains the following window.
CACATCGTCGAGCCTGACGTAACGTCAGGGTCAAATCACGGCCCCGCTGGACCGAGATGGGCGAACCGATCGAACGGCGAAAGACGCTATGCCCCACGGAAGAACAGGTAGTCGAACAGGGCCAGAATTCGGTCGATGCCGAATTCACCGGGATGGTCGAGCACCAGGCGCGCCGCGGTTTGGATGGTGCCCTGTACGACCTGGGCCAATACATCCGGATCCACGCCATCGGCATCGGGCTCGTCCGCCAGCCACAGTCCGAGTGCATGCCGCAGTGGTACGCGCAATTCGTCGCGAGCTGCGGCGACCCGTTCCCGCAGTACCGGCGGCACACCGTCGATCGGGAAGTACACCAGCCGCCAGGTGTCGGGCATCGAGCAGACTTCGGTCAGGAAGTGGCCGAGCATCGCGGGCAGCTGTTCCGGTGCGGCGGTGCCGAATTCGGGTGTCGTGGCGTTCTCGGCGACCGAGCGGGCCACTGCCGCCGCCATGCGAGCAGTCTCGCGTTCGATGAGCGCCTCGAGCAGTTCGTCACGGCTCCCGAAGGAGTCGTAGACGACCGGCCTGGTCACCCCGCCACGCGCGGCGACGGCGGCGATGCTCACGCTGCTGAACCCCACCTCCGCCACAATCCGCAACGCCGCGTCGAGTAGTTGCTCACGTCGGTCCGCCGGCTGAAGTCGCTTGGCGTACTTGCGTTTAGTCGATTGCTCAGGGGGCGCTGCTTGTTTCGCATCGGTCATCGCTACTTCTCCCCGACTCCGGCGGCGGCGACCGCCCGGCGCGCCACCCAGCGCAATGTCTTGGATACCGCCTCGCGCCGTTGCGCGCCGTTCTCAGCGAGCACCAGCCTCGCACCGGTCTCGCTCGCACTGATCACCGCGTGGCTCAACAACTCTTCGTCCATATCTCGCTCGGTGAGCGCGGCGATCAGCGCGAGCACCGCTCGACTGCGCTCCCGCAACGCTTCGCGGCCGCGATCCACCCGTTCGTGCGCGGTTTCGGGTAGGCCATCGCCGGGCATGAGCACGAATCGCCAGCTCTGCGGCGCGGCCGCGACGAGGTCGAGAAAGATATCGACGGCATCGGCCGAGACGTCCGCCGCGATCGCGGCCAGATCCGCGCCCTCCTGGAATACCGGAGTCGCCTCGGCCGCCATGGCCAGCACCCGTTCTTCCTCGCGATCGAGCAGGGCCTCGAATAGTTCGTCCCTATCACCGAATTCGGCGTACAGCGCGGGGCGGGTAACACCCCCCGCTCGCGCGATCGCATGCATGCTGGCGCCGGCGTAGCCCTCGCGCACGATCAGGTCCCGTGCCGCGTCGAGAATGTCGTCGCGTCGTGTTGACAATTACCCTCCAACGTCGGCTGACGGACACCTGTTTCAGATTTGCTTCCGGCTGGGCCAGTGTACGCATTTCGCTCGCGCCCGCCGCGAATTCGGCTTCCCAGCGCGCGAATAACGCACCGGCGCAAGGGGTGCGTGGAATTTGCTCCCGTTGCATTCGGTGCGTCCGCAATCCATCGGTGGCATTGGCCTGGAACGCGAGCAGCATGTCGCCGATGACATCCGAGCGGGCCAGCAGCGTAGCCGCGAGCAGATCCGTAGTGTAGTTCGACTCGATCCGGCGGAATCGCACTCTTACCCAACGGTTTCTGCCCGGTCGGTGACATGGCCACATAGTGGCCGCCGACAACGGGTGCGCGGCGGCGGTAATGCTGCTCGGTGGTTGCGGTTTCGATCCGTCGTCGGTGCCGGTGCCGGTGCCTGGTGCCTCGGTGGCGGGTCCGACCTATCAGGTCCGGATCGAATACGCGAATGCGCTGAATCTGCCGAAGCAGGCCAAGGTGGTGGCCAATGGCGCCCGGATCGGCAGACTGCGCAGCGTCACAGTGGTCGATCCGTCCGCCCGGGACAGCGGCCGGATCGACGCCACCGTCGATATCTCCAGCTCGGTGCAGCTGCCGACGACAACCACCGCCACCCGTGGCATGCTCGTGTCATAGGTGATTTCCGACCGGAAGGCGGGTGCGATGCCCGAATCAGCCCCATGACCGAGACCGTGTGGTACGCGTCATACGGCTCGAATATGCATCTGAGCCGCCTGCGCTGCTACCTCGCCGGCGGCACACCCGGCGGCGGCGCGATCACGCTCCCCGGCTGCCGCCACGGGGCCGAACCGCTGCGCTCGGTACCGCTGACGCTGCCCGGCCTGCAATATTTCGCCACCGAATCCCTGACCTGGACCGGCGGCCGAGCCTTCTACGATCCCGACGCCGCCGGTGAAACCGCCGCCCGCGCCCATCTGGTCACCATCGACCAGTTCTGCGATATCGCCGCCCAGGAGATGTACAGAACCCCCGGAACCGACCTGGACCTCCGCGAAGCAATCACCCACGGCCGCTTGACACTCGGTCCCGGTCGCTACGAAACCCTGGTCTGCACTGGCACTTTCGAAGGCCATCCGGTCCTCACCATCACCGCACCTTGGCGCTATACCGACCTGCCCGGCAACCCGCCGTCAGCCGCCTACATACACCACCTCGCCGCCGGCCTCACCGAATCCCACGCGTGGACAGTCGAAGAGATCGCGAACTACATCGCCACCCGCCCCGGCGCGGAACTCGGCTGGACCGCCGCGACCATCGCCACCGTGCTGGGTCAGGCCACGCGAATTGATGCGGAAACGATCGCGCCGTCCCGAACGACGTAATAGCCCGCGAAAGTGCGGTAGGTGCCATCGGATTGCCGGGCGGACAGCCGGATGTGGATGGTGTCGCCCTCTTCCGAGGTGATCGTCACCGCATCATGGTCCGTGGTGGTCAGGCCGGCCACGAAATCGTCGTAGCCGGAGTCGAGATTGTGGCCGCCGAGCGCCCA
Protein-coding sequences here:
- a CDS encoding MlaD family protein, whose translation is MAADNGCAAAVMLLGGCGFDPSSVPVPVPGASVAGPTYQVRIEYANALNLPKQAKVVANGARIGRLRSVTVVDPSARDSGRIDATVDISSSVQLPTTTTATRGMLVS
- a CDS encoding histone deacetylase, whose protein sequence is MTETVWYASYGSNMHLSRLRCYLAGGTPGGGAITLPGCRHGAEPLRSVPLTLPGLQYFATESLTWTGGRAFYDPDAAGETAARAHLVTIDQFCDIAAQEMYRTPGTDLDLREAITHGRLTLGPGRYETLVCTGTFEGHPVLTITAPWRYTDLPGNPPSAAYIHHLAAGLTESHAWTVEEIANYIATRPGAELGWTAATIATVLGQATRIDAETIAPSRTT
- a CDS encoding helix-turn-helix domain-containing protein, yielding MSTRRDDILDAARDLIVREGYAGASMHAIARAGGVTRPALYAEFGDRDELFEALLDREEERVLAMAAEATPVFQEGADLAAIAADVSADAVDIFLDLVAAAPQSWRFVLMPGDGLPETAHERVDRGREALRERSRAVLALIAALTERDMDEELLSHAVISASETGARLVLAENGAQRREAVSKTLRWVARRAVAAAGVGEK
- a CDS encoding TetR/AcrR family transcriptional regulator; this translates as MTDAKQAAPPEQSTKRKYAKRLQPADRREQLLDAALRIVAEVGFSSVSIAAVAARGGVTRPVVYDSFGSRDELLEALIERETARMAAAVARSVAENATTPEFGTAAPEQLPAMLGHFLTEVCSMPDTWRLVYFPIDGVPPVLRERVAAARDELRVPLRHALGLWLADEPDADGVDPDVLAQVVQGTIQTAARLVLDHPGEFGIDRILALFDYLFFRGA